The sequence TGCAATATAAGCTGGTCAAAGCTAGGAAAGCTACATTTTAGCTGAAACTCGGAATTTTTGTGTCACAGTTTCCCCTGCAGAGCCCAGTGCAGTAGCATTTATAGCAGACTCACCAACACTGAGTGGTGAAAATAAAACCAGAGTTAGTATCTTTCCATTGTGTGTTTACAGCTTTTCCAAGTTGCTTTTCCCTCCCCCTTGAGCCCCGACTGTTCTAGTGATGAGTGCACATCCCGTTGCTGAGAAGTCCTTACTTCCAGCAACAAGATTAACATGGATTGGAAGGAGAAGCAGACCACTGCTTCCCTGAAGGGTTGTACTAACAAATCCTACAGTCACAGTCGTAATTAGACAATGCTACAATGCACCAGTGCTTTTTCCCTGGGGGAAGCATTTCTCATGGTGATTGGTAGATGTCAGGGGCCCAATCCTTGGGTCCAGCTGGGCTTTGCTTGGTTTAGGACCCAGAGTGGAGGTGGGCAGCAGTGGTTGTATGCCATATTTATCCCTTTTTGCCCTATTCGGAGGGTGGACTCCGGATGGTTTGGCCCCAAGCACAACACAGAGCAATGTCAGGGCTAGTGTAACTTGTGTCAGCTGGTAATGGTCCCCAGAGGGGCAGTTATGCTGTTTTGGGATTgtcagaatgctgctgctgctctctggacATGTCCCCGCCCCAGTAGACCTCCTGTGCTGGGCTCTGTGAGGAGAAGTGGTGCGGCGGCAGCGACACTGACTCTATGCTACCTGGGGATCCTTCGCACCAGAAGAGCCCTCAGATGTCTGGATAAGCCAGCTTTGCAACCCCTTGGGGCGCCATAAAGGCACTGTCTGGGGGAAGTCAGGATCTGTCCCTACGTGTGCTTCTTCCTAATCCTCTGCCACTACAAAGCTAGTTCTCTATATCTGACTGCAGTTACTGTGTTTGAGATCATAgtgtgggcagggagtgggacacGGGTCACCTTGGGGTTATGGTTAATCCATCAGCCAGGGCAGGGATACATTTCAAATTGCTAGCAACACTCTCACCTCCCATAGAATAATACCATTATACAGCCTGAAGGCAGGTCTGAGACCTCTAACTTCCCCTCATTGTCCTCTTTGCTTTTCAGAGCCTTGAGTATGACCAGAAAGATCTTCACCAACACCAGGGAGCGATGGAGGCAGCAAAACGTCAACAGCGCCTTTGCCAAGCTGAGGAAGCtcatccccacccaccctccagaCAAAAAACTGAGTAAGAATGAGACACTCCGCTTGGCCATGAGGTACATCAACTTCCTTGTCAAGATCCTGggggagcagggcctgcctcaGACAGGAGTGACTGCCCGGGGGAGTATACTGGGGCTGTTCCAACAAGCCCCACATTTGCAGAGTATGGAGGAACTGACTCTGATTGAAGACTGTGGAGTCCCTTCTCCAGGCACAAGCAGCAATATTGCAGAGTGCTGGTCAGAGTCGTCGTCTCCCTAGCAGGCAATGAGTGATGCAGTCCTGGTGTTAGTTTGATAGTCTCCTTTGCATAACTTGTGGATTGTTTGCCTCTGTACAGTATTTATTTATATCTATTACTGttgcattaaatatatttttatttaaaaggaaaggagGTGGAAGAAGGACAATGGCTTGGCTGAATAGGGTGTGGGACCCTTTGAATCCTTGCAAATTCCCATGTAGTGATTTCACAGATTCATGGAAAAAATCAAAGCCAagaggggaccattatgatctgaGCCTctgtataacagaggccatagaatttcatccagttatagCTGCAGTGGAAGAGATTATTCTTCCTTGCTACGTAAGGCTTGTGGCTCAGCTAGCGTGTTTCACTTAAACAATATCCAGCCTCGACTGAAAGGTTCCAAGCGATGGAGCatttaccacatcccttggtCAGCAGTTCCAAGTTAAGAGTTTACATcttatttctgtattgaatttTTCTAACATGTAGCTTCCAGCTGCTGGTCTTGCTTTGCCTTTGTCTGTTAGACTGAAGGGCTCTCTAACATCAGAATGAAGCACAAATGAGTATATAAAAACCAGCCACCAAGAAATTAAAACCGAAATGCCAGCTATGTTGAAAGAAGAAATGTTATGGGCGAAGTTTCAGCAGATGCAGTGGATAGAGTCCATCAGCAAATCTATACCCAGCTGTGGGAGCACCGGGGCCGAGGAACTGGCCGTCCTCATTCTGGCTCCATTCAAAATCCGCTCCTCTGACCTTCCATGGCAGGACTTAAAGGGCCAGGAGGTAGCCTTATGAACATGAATCCCTTGGCCCAGCAAAGGCCCCTGTATGCAAACGTCTAGGCAAATTCCACACCACCTGCAGACCATGCCAAACAAGAGCAGGAAGTGGGGACTCTGTGAAGCTGTTGCTGGCCTGAATACAGGCCTGCATGAGCCCAGATTTTTCAGCAAATATGTGTGGCCATTTGGCACgcttccagtggttctcaaacgatAGGGTGGGCCTCCCAAGGGAGGCACGGGAATGTGTCAAGGATTGTGCACACTCTGGTTgtgtgggttgggtttttttaagcactctgggctctggctgtcagtccCGTATGGCTGGGGCTCGTGCAGAAGGGCTGTGCACACCCGGGAAGCAGGGATAAAGGGGACAGGCAGAGCCTTGCCGCCCCCCTCAGTCCCTCACTGGAAGGCAGCTGTGGCATgagctctccttcccccctcctcaaTCCCTCACTGAGGCAGTCTGGGCTCAGGCTGTCCTTTCCCCACACTCCCAATCCCTCACTGGATGTGGTGGGGCTCTGACTGTCAGTCGGCGTGTCTGtagcaacgcagaagtaagggcagcaatggggcactaagtctgctgtgaatgGTGAaattgatgcatccgatgaagtgagctgtagctcacgaaagcttatgctcaaataaatctgttagtctctaaggtgccacaagtactccttttctttttgcgaatacagactaacacagctgctactctgaaacttttcacattgccaccctcacttctgtgctgctactggctgggcttctggccagcagctgctgctctctgctctgtctTTAGAGCTGGGGTGGCGGTATATGTACTGGGGGATCACATAAACGACTACAGACATGAAGAAGAGGgcctgatcaaataagtttgagaaccactactgtAGGGAATACCTAAATTATATAGCAGATACTGAGATGATAACATTTAGGTATCTCAGGCAATTGTCAGGTGTTTAAGGATGACCACGTGGAGTGGGAGAGCAATTGCACTGTAGAATGTTGCTCACCAATCAGTTCATTTGAGTATCGGAGTTGCCCTCCTGCATCAGCAAAGATCTGAACAGCTCATAGGTGTTAAAAATCAACTTGAACAGCAGGTAGAAAGTCTAGGGATTCAAACGTAAAGGGTttctgggtcaaatcctgctcctgctgcagtcACTGACAAAACGCTCATTGAGTTCACAGAGATCGGGAGGTGCACGCAAACCTGAGATTGAAGTACATTCATTATGGTTCAACAAGTGGAAGTGACCCGTGCTCTGCCAGatctcctgggctgcttctgcCTCCTAGTGAGAAGATGAGCCATCTTCATAAACTGTAGTTAGGGCTTTGAATGCATTATAGCTTGCAACATTTACGCTTGTAGCACAGGGAATCTGTCACCCGATGATGAGTTTCCTATCAGAATCACACACACCTAACATGCAAACATCTCCACATTCCCTATATATTCATTTGTCTCAGGGGAGCTGACAAGGAAAAGATTTGGCCCAGCTGGGCATGGTTTTTTGCTGATCTGAACACTTACGAAAACTGAAGTTTGTCAAAAACATTTCTGCTGTGGCTCTGTGATTGCTGCTGTATTGCACAGTGGAGCTagcagaaatatttcaaatactGACAAAAAAATTTTAGTgaacaattaattttatttttcaaagagcTCTGGTTTCCAGCCTAGTTACTCCTAAATTTCGGCACTTTGAGGACATGAAATGAGTGAAGTGGAAACATCTGAGTGGAAACACGGCAAGAGTCTTTTTCATGATCTATGAAGTTCATGCTTTATCCTTTCCTATGCCCACTTGAATGTGGCTACTTGGATTGATATTGTCTATTCTAGGTATAGGCTCAACTGTAATGGACTAGCTTCTCATCCTGTGTAtctgttggcttcaatggaattacaccaaggATTTGGCCAAATAGGTGTAAACATTTACATGTGAGGATTGTTGGTGCTATTCTTTCCATCAGCCCATTGCTATCATTGGAAATGTTTTCTCATCAGCAAAGCAAGTCAAAGTAGATCCATTCTTTGAACTGAAGTATTGTTGTCAAGGAAAGGGAAGAAGCCTAGCAATTAAGTAATGTGAAATGCTTGTTATTTATATATTGAAAACTTTTCTTACTTTTGGTTCAaatgttttttgttctcttttcattTAGGATCTCCTACTCGGAGGTACAGCATGTGTGTGACTAGATTTATCTACCAAAGATTTGTTTGTCAGGACTTCTCTTCGTTTTTTGTGATTTCTTATCTGTATGGCTGTGAACAAATATGGTGTAACTGATCACATTTTGTTGTATACAGTGTTATTTAACTGCTAAtatattcaaaataaattatttaagaaACTAACCTTTTTATCTTTCTAAAATTTACTCTTAAATTCAAAAACATCTGGCAGGGGATATCAAAAAGTAAAGCAGAATGAATTATAACAACCAGGATCATTTTCATGTTCAGCATCAACATGCATGCTTCTGATACTTCAGAATAGTTACCAGCAATGCTTAGAAGTTAGAGATGGTCCAAAAACCAAGGACAAAACAAACCACACCCCtatatttttttttggaaaatgttctactttttttttggtcaactTTTCATCAAAGTGTCAATGTTTGAAAGATTATGGCCAGCTCTTTGGTTGATCAAAAGTTTATAGATCAGTAAAATGTGTTGCAAAATgttaattttccaccaaaaatttCACAATTCAAAAGATTCAAACCAGCTCTGTTTAGAAAAAGTAGAGGTTCGTCTGTAAGACCACAAAACTGGGACCCAGTTGCGGATTTTGAACACCCCAACAGACGGGGATGTCAGATAGGGATTACTTGCCAGTTCTTATTGGGATCCGGTTTGAATTCAGATATCCCCAAAGCTCAGTGATGCTTGGAATCCAGAGTTTGTTTCTGGCCCATGCCTGTGTCCCAAAGGGTTGGTTTTACAATCTAGTCCCCAGTGGTTGTTGGATGGGGTCTAGGAAGGCCAGGGGTGGCAATGCTGTGGTGAAAAGATAAGaagagggtctctgtgactggGAGATGGGGTAGCAGGGACTCGTGCCTGCTGTGGGATTCATTCCAATTACAGGAATGGAGGCTCTGAGAACTTGGAtctgttaacttcaatggaagaTTTGCTTGAAAAAAGCATGATTGGGCCCAAAGGGCTCTGGAGGAAGAAATCTGGGGCCTGAATCTCATTTACACTCATGCCCCTTAAAATCACCAGTGTAGGGTAAAGCAGCCTCAGTGTTAGAAGAATAAGACCTATCGTTTTAAGGCCCCTGCAGAGCTTCCCACTGGACACCAACAATTTCTGTAAAGCGGGGCTGTGTGACACAGTGTGTGTGACCTGCGCAAGGCATGGCTGATACCAGTCagttctgtgttcttggggaaccagggtgcaacacctgaacatagccatatatgaacaacataccctcatatctcaatgtctgtactttgacccgttaaccttttactaccaatcggggatattgcagattatataTTCCTTATGCCATTTGAGCTTAAACCgaactttgcaccccttgataatctgtaccttattctctgataaccagaaacttctacacttaaactctgtaccatttctttattttaacatcatcttaataaaattattaaatctagcctgtctgactcatgaaagacatcccccctcccccagcctttgttaaatcaaaacccatcagagaaaaaaaacttgcagagagcagtgaaggacgttgggagacacacctagagccctcctgacaagggtgaaaagattaagacatctccattagcatagagaatgaagaacagagacaactccctAGCCTTATCTTCctgaaagatgggacagggagacatctcaatttgcatacagaatggagaacagagaaccacactgaactcgggaccagaaaagcagggtctctaaggtgccacaagtactccttttcttactgcatcatgggaatctctgctccagatgttaatgaacgtaggcctgcacacacccagcgcAGCAATTaacagaccaattctagtaataaattcTTGATTGATATctaaaatactgaagcagcctagctgcactgtgagctccctggaagaaaacaccacccatagccagaggtgatcagctcctattgtctagcctaaagataacccttgagtcatcagtttaccgcaaaaaacaaatctagtgttctcccttgaaccattgtattttctctacaaaacccCTATCTATGCCCAAGTTAGTGTTCTGATGCTTAGATCCAACTACGCATCAGTTTcactgggactccatctcctgaccgatggtgctgggggctctgcctgtctccagcactcaggactctgagctaccaccatcacctgggaacccccaaccagttcaagcctcatggagtgggtgagatccccctcttctctctctgtgttttcctttctacctcaagtattaacctttaataatgtatgttatgttggtttagccctccttgtgtagttatcactatcaTTCATCAAATAATTTTTATGGTTAGGCTGGTTGCTTCTCACTCTCTccgaactttactcttttgtgtttttagcttcccccatttactctgcagcaatgcttcttttacctaagctaaagatccctgtggcgcccaaaaatactgtggggtttgctcatcaagtgggtttctaccagtacaattgtgacgTGAATGTGGGATAGGGACGTGTTAAACCTGTGGCACATAAGGGGTgggcagctgaaagtgctgctcagctcagcccattgagtacagggacatatgagggtatcagcttgagagtgctgattgacccggtccgctcagacttgctctgttagtgtgtgtgtgtttgtttatgtgTTCATCTTgttctagggctggaggaacccagctctggggaacctaggtcctgcaggttagctccattgggaggggacttgcagaaggaaggagtgaCATATGAACACACGagtgacataagcagtacataatagaattacagaatccccctcccccaccccagaagagTACCCGAGTAAATGACATGCTCCAAAGTAACGGGCACATCCGGTAACATGGCACAGAGGAGATTAACCACTtttggtgggagggaaggaagcatGCCCTGCCATGTGAAAAGCATCTGTAGTTAAGACCAATTAAGGAGGCATCTCTTGGCAGCAACCAAAATAACTGGATGGAAAGTAGAGAAGGAAGGGGCATCTCAACGCTCTCCTTGTTGCAGAAAGATAGGATTGTTTGCTTCCACCCAGCACAAATGGAGACTGATGGAGACCAGCCTGATGTCTTCACAAAACAGACATTCTCAGTGCTGTACGTATATACCTAGTGCTGAACCCTCTAATGGGTGTCCATTGGAACCAACATGTGAAGTACATTAACAGGAGTGTGGCCCACTATTCCAGAGCAAGCTTGAGTTGTTCTCTTAGAAAGGTGGATGTTAGCAGGTAGTGTAGTGGATACCTTTCTGCTACCCAAGTCCCTAAGGGACAGCCTACATTGCAATGAAAGACCTGCAACACAGGCGTGGCGGTCCTGGTCatatggttgccaaccctccaggcttagcctggagtctccaggaataaTTAaagataatctttaattaaagatgatgtcaTATGATGAaaactccaggaatacatccaaccaaaattgggaACCCTACCTGGCCAGCTGACTAGGGCTTGTGGGGATCTCAGAGCATggtctccagcctgagcccaaatgtctacgttgcaattttatagccctacagcctgagccccacaagcctgagtcaccTGACCTGGCCTCTGAGACTGTTGCCAAGGATTTTTTAATTGTAGAGCAGACCTACCCCTTAGAGACCTGATGCCACAAAGATTGCACCCCAACCATTACCACAGGTACTAAATTGGGACCAGAAGATTCTTAACACATACACCACTAAGGGAAATGCaaacatacaaaaacaaataCCAATAGAGTGCAGCACACTGGTAGATAAGGTGACGTGATTGGGcacacccttcctgcacaccCCCGTTGTGGCCTTTTCTGGCCCTTTCATTTGTGTTGTGCTCAACATCCTTCAGGTTCTTTCAATCAATTGTCCACTCTTAGGTTGGTTCAAAACATGTCCCTCTTCATGGGGTCTGATTTATTAAGTGGTTCTACAAAGTATAACTCCCTTTGTTAGTTGCTCCAGGTCACCCCACTCTAGGTCCATATAAGAGTCCTAGTCAGCTCTCACCCTGGTTCAGGAGATGCCCCAAACTGGGGTTGTGCTTCAAATGGTCACTCCCTCAATACAAGAGTTCCCAGCTCTCCCCTTGAAGCCAGGCTGTGAGTTCACCCATCCCTCTGTCTCTCCTTAACCAAGAGGCCCC is a genomic window of Dermochelys coriacea isolate rDerCor1 chromosome 5, rDerCor1.pri.v4, whole genome shotgun sequence containing:
- the TAL2 gene encoding T-cell acute lymphocytic leukemia protein 2; this encodes MTRKIFTNTRERWRQQNVNSAFAKLRKLIPTHPPDKKLSKNETLRLAMRYINFLVKILGEQGLPQTGVTARGSILGLFQQAPHLQSMEELTLIEDCGVPSPGTSSNIAECWSESSSP